The following proteins are encoded in a genomic region of Chloroflexota bacterium:
- a CDS encoding replication-associated recombination protein A, with protein MPGLFPPEETPADAFDHKAPLAARMRPRTLDEFAGQEHLVGPGRILRKSIQSDQVPSLVLWGPPGSGKTTLARIIANATKAHFSPVSAVTSGVADLRRVVQEAQERKRATGQRTILFIDEIHRFNKGQQDAILPYVEDGTVTFIGATTENPSFEVVSPLLSRARVFHLKALEPQHLKRLIATALRDAERGLGALNLRLEPEAEAFLLTVANGDARTALNALELAASAAEVGPAGERLITLAIAEDAMQRRHLRYDRAGDEHYDTISAFIKSIRGSDPDAAVYWLARMLEAGEDPLFIVRRLVILASEDIGLADPNALVIAVAAQQAVHFLGMPEAHFALTEAAIYLAAAPKSNSALTSYAAAKADVEATLNQPVPLHLRNAPTGLMRALGYGKEYRYAHDYAGHQVEQQHLPDSLRGKRYYEPGSEGFEAEIAKRLRTWRKRP; from the coding sequence ATGCCCGGCCTCTTCCCGCCGGAAGAGACGCCAGCTGACGCCTTCGACCACAAAGCCCCCCTTGCTGCGCGCATGCGCCCGCGTACCCTCGATGAATTCGCCGGCCAGGAGCACCTCGTCGGCCCTGGGCGCATCCTCCGCAAGTCCATCCAATCCGACCAGGTTCCCTCACTCGTCCTTTGGGGTCCGCCTGGCAGCGGCAAGACCACCCTCGCGCGCATCATCGCCAACGCTACCAAGGCCCACTTCTCTCCCGTCAGCGCCGTCACCTCCGGCGTCGCCGACTTGCGTCGCGTCGTCCAGGAGGCCCAGGAGCGCAAGCGCGCCACCGGCCAACGGACCATCCTCTTCATTGATGAGATCCACCGCTTCAACAAGGGCCAGCAAGACGCCATCCTGCCCTATGTGGAAGACGGCACCGTCACCTTCATCGGCGCGACTACGGAGAACCCGTCCTTCGAAGTCGTCTCGCCGCTCCTCTCCAGGGCGCGCGTCTTCCACCTCAAGGCCCTGGAGCCGCAGCACCTCAAGCGCCTCATCGCCACGGCCCTTCGCGATGCCGAGCGCGGCCTGGGGGCGTTGAACCTCCGCCTGGAGCCCGAGGCCGAAGCCTTCCTCCTCACCGTCGCCAACGGCGATGCGCGAACGGCCCTCAACGCCCTGGAGCTTGCCGCCTCAGCCGCCGAAGTCGGCCCCGCCGGGGAGCGGCTTATCACCCTCGCCATTGCGGAAGACGCCATGCAGCGCCGCCACCTCAGGTACGACCGCGCCGGCGATGAGCACTATGACACCATCTCCGCCTTCATCAAGTCCATCCGCGGCTCCGACCCCGATGCCGCCGTCTACTGGCTCGCGCGCATGCTGGAGGCCGGCGAAGATCCCCTCTTCATCGTGCGCCGCCTGGTCATCCTGGCCTCGGAGGACATCGGCCTCGCCGACCCGAACGCCCTCGTTATCGCCGTCGCGGCGCAGCAAGCCGTCCACTTCCTCGGCATGCCGGAGGCCCACTTCGCCCTCACGGAGGCAGCGATCTACCTGGCCGCCGCGCCCAAGAGCAACAGCGCCCTCACCTCCTACGCCGCCGCCAAGGCCGATGTAGAGGCGACCCTCAACCAGCCCGTGCCGCTCCACCTGCGCAACGCCCCCACCGGCCTCATGCGCGCACTGGGCTACGGCAAGGAGTACCGCTACGCTCACGATTACGCAGGCCACCAGGTGGAGCAGCAGCACCTGCCCGATTCGCTGAGGGGCAAGCGCTACTACGAGCCGGGGTCGGAAGGCTTTGAGGCAGAGATCGCCAAACGCCTCCGAACCTGGCGAAAACGCCCGTAG
- the otsB gene encoding trehalose-phosphatase, with translation MMPMSPKRTSAKSDRAANLLAAWPEVRERIAGAPKLFIGLDFDGTLSPIVQHFADARLPGETKGLIARLGKLPGVEVAIVSGRALDDLKSRVGLRDITYIATHGFDIERRGRLWHHPRAAEFKRVTAQVAKELARELAPFNGVNLEPKGYTLAVHYRQAPDAKTVAMAKRAFERVVSPWREAGEVRVTLGKRLLEVRPGEPWGKGHGLAMLLGGPGADARKIVDTSGAFTGDAKDVLALYIGDDETDEDGFKAIRRIGITARVGGTTVPTAAEYRLASIAEVRQFLELVAGTR, from the coding sequence TTGATGCCCATGAGCCCGAAAAGAACGTCAGCCAAATCGGATCGCGCCGCGAACCTGCTGGCGGCCTGGCCTGAGGTGCGCGAGCGGATCGCGGGTGCGCCCAAGCTCTTCATCGGCCTGGACTTCGATGGGACGCTCAGCCCCATCGTCCAGCACTTCGCCGATGCGCGTCTCCCCGGGGAGACGAAGGGCCTCATCGCGCGGCTGGGCAAGCTGCCCGGGGTGGAAGTGGCCATCGTGAGCGGGCGCGCCCTGGACGATCTCAAGAGCCGCGTCGGCCTGCGGGACATCACCTACATCGCCACCCACGGTTTCGATATCGAGCGGCGCGGCAGGCTGTGGCATCACCCCAGGGCGGCGGAGTTCAAGCGGGTCACTGCCCAGGTGGCGAAGGAGCTGGCCCGGGAGCTTGCGCCGTTTAACGGCGTGAACCTGGAGCCGAAGGGCTACACGCTGGCCGTCCACTATCGCCAGGCGCCGGACGCGAAGACGGTGGCCATGGCGAAGCGGGCCTTCGAGCGGGTGGTCTCTCCCTGGCGAGAGGCCGGCGAGGTGCGCGTGACCCTGGGCAAACGCCTCTTGGAAGTGCGCCCCGGCGAGCCATGGGGCAAGGGCCACGGCCTGGCGATGCTGCTGGGCGGGCCGGGGGCGGACGCGCGAAAGATCGTGGACACATCAGGGGCCTTCACCGGCGATGCGAAGGATGTGCTGGCGCTCTACATCGGGGACGACGAGACGGACGAGGACGGCTTCAAGGCGATACGGCGCATCGGCATCACGGCGCGGGTGGGCGGGACGACGGTCCCGACGGCGGCGGAGTACCGGCTGGCCTCCATCGCAGAGGTGCGTCAGTTCCTGGAGTTGGTGGCGGGGACGCGCTAG
- the ftsZ gene encoding cell division protein FtsZ, with translation MPYDATSPNPMPEQVIGKAVIKIVGVGGGGVNSVRRVNVNEVPGIELIAINTDTVSLDTVKNMKTIHIGPQTTRGLGAGGKPEIGRRAAEETKETIRKELTGADLVFVVAGMGGGTGTGAAPLVAQLARECGALSVSIVTTPFGFEGSRRKTIAQMGLDPLKMASDTMIVVNNDRIMSSVKKNTTIMNSFAVADDVVKDAIMAVSRVINVAGDINVDFADIKTVVSGGGAGVMAVERAEGSQRVMKAAKLAIENPLMDATVHGAKGIIFCVNGPPDLSMAEISEAGTFLSSIADKEANIFFGMHIDEGRPKDDDHVEVVIIATHLPPPADEGKAERMSVTDRVKLATARYYSDEDLPSFLRLPGQQAPAPTNQNGPARPKYQKMDDIFR, from the coding sequence ATGCCGTACGACGCGACATCTCCAAACCCGATGCCTGAGCAGGTCATCGGCAAGGCCGTCATCAAGATCGTGGGCGTCGGCGGCGGCGGTGTGAATTCGGTGCGCCGCGTCAACGTGAACGAAGTCCCCGGCATCGAGCTTATCGCCATCAACACGGACACCGTCTCCCTGGACACCGTGAAGAACATGAAGACGATCCACATCGGCCCGCAGACCACGCGCGGCCTGGGCGCGGGCGGCAAGCCCGAGATCGGGCGGCGCGCGGCGGAGGAGACCAAGGAGACGATCCGCAAAGAGCTCACCGGCGCGGACCTTGTCTTCGTCGTGGCCGGCATGGGCGGCGGCACCGGCACCGGCGCGGCGCCCCTGGTGGCGCAGCTGGCCCGCGAGTGCGGCGCGCTCTCCGTCTCCATCGTCACCACGCCCTTCGGCTTCGAAGGCTCCCGCCGCAAAACGATCGCGCAGATGGGCTTGGACCCCCTGAAGATGGCCTCCGACACCATGATCGTCGTCAACAACGACCGCATCATGTCCTCCGTGAAGAAGAACACCACCATCATGAACTCCTTCGCGGTGGCGGACGATGTGGTGAAGGACGCCATCATGGCCGTCTCCCGGGTCATCAACGTGGCCGGGGACATCAACGTGGACTTCGCCGATATCAAGACGGTGGTGAGCGGCGGCGGCGCAGGCGTCATGGCGGTGGAGCGCGCCGAGGGTAGCCAGCGGGTGATGAAGGCGGCCAAGCTCGCCATCGAAAATCCCCTGATGGACGCCACGGTCCACGGCGCCAAGGGCATCATCTTCTGCGTCAACGGCCCGCCCGACCTGAGCATGGCGGAGATCAGCGAAGCAGGCACCTTCCTCTCCAGCATCGCCGATAAAGAGGCGAATATCTTCTTCGGCATGCACATTGACGAAGGCCGCCCGAAGGACGACGACCATGTGGAAGTGGTCATCATCGCGACGCACCTGCCGCCGCCGGCGGACGAGGGCAAGGCTGAGCGCATGTCCGTCACCGACCGGGTGAAGCTGGCCACAGCCCGCTACTACTCGGACGAAGACCTGCCCTCTTTCCTCAGGCTTCCCGGCCAGCAGGCCCCCGCGCCGACGAACCAGAACGGCCCTGCCAGGCCCAAGTACCAGAAGATGGACGATATCTTCCGCTAG